In Dysidea avara chromosome 3, odDysAvar1.4, whole genome shotgun sequence, a single window of DNA contains:
- the LOC136250023 gene encoding protein phosphatase 1 regulatory subunit 12C-like has product MEIALKRNDYSSGLLSETLKALTSLNVKNVKARPRTKRRVTFPVNVMLQQAITDGDKEEIKKLITKHGKSVLDLKDPTGMPLLHRTIFEDQFECFELMVNEGADLLTADEEGWNALHVAVSFENIDAVEMLLQHKPELVNTRTMDNFRPINVCKSNCELCAYLLQAEVTYLKTRSVTHWDSANCKREELELLNIVMRVNEEDKRSTRQIQQSALHLSAAKNYLGLAYYMLENQLVTVDCDDYEHWTALHLAALHSSMDVLVLLIQYGANVEKLTSCYKSPVDLADDELTLEFLRRGSEYIEQAI; this is encoded by the coding sequence ATGGAAATTGCGTTAAAAAGAAACGACTACTCCAGTGGACTACTGAGTGAAACGCTTAAAGCTTTGACATCTTTGAACGTGAAGAATGTTAAGGCTAGACCTCGGACTAAACGAAGGGTAACTTTCCCGGTCAACGTCATGTTGCAACAAGCCATCACTGATGGAGACAAAGAAGAAATTAAGAAACTAATCACCAAACACGGCAAGAGTGTCTTGGATCTTAAAGACCCGACTGGAATGCCACTACTGCACCGTACCATCTTTGAAGATCAATTTGAGTGTTTTGAGCTGATGGTAAATGAGGGTGCAGATTTGCTTACAGCAGACGAGGAAGGATGGAACGCGTTACACGTAGCTGTCTCGTTTGAAAACATAGATGCAGTTGAGATGCTACTCCAACACAAGCCAGAACTGGTCAACACTCGCACCATGGACAATTTTAGACCGATCAATGTTTGCAAGTCAAACTGTGAACTTTGTGCTTACCTTCTCCAAGCAGAGGTGACATATCTGAAAACCAGATCAGTTACACACTGGGATAGTGCCAACTGCAAACGAGAAGAACTAGAACTATTGAACATTGTAATGAGAGTGAATGAAGAGGACAAGAGGAGCACTAGACAAATACAACAAAGTGCCTTACACCTGTCAGCAGCTAAGAACTACCTTGGACTGGCTTACTACATGTTGGAGAACCAGTTAGTAACAGTAGACTGTGATGATTATGAACATTGGACAGCACTTCACTTAGCTGCTCTACATTCCAGCATGGATGTGTTGGTACTACTCATCCAATATGGTGCTAATGTAGAGAAATTGACCAGTTGTTACAAGAGCCCAGTTGATCTGGCTGATGATGAACTGACCTTAGAGTTCTTGAGACGAGGCTCTGAATATATTGAACAAGCTATCTAA